From Eremothecium sinecaudum strain ATCC 58844 chromosome V, complete sequence, a single genomic window includes:
- the CCT6 gene encoding chaperonin-containing T-complex subunit CCT6 (Syntenic homolog of Ashbya gossypii AGL121W; Syntenic homolog of Saccharomyces cerevisiae YDR188W (CCT6)) — MEGWQIYQHWYIKPVTAADSSQNTNHIQLQMSVQLLNPKAESLRRDAALKVNVTSAEGLQSVLETNLGPKGTLKMLVDGAGNIKLTKDGKVLLTEMQIQSPTAVMIARAASAQDEITGDGTTTVVCLVGELMKQAYRYIQEGVHPRIITDGFEIARKETIEFLNEFKISKESEEEMDREFLLQVARSSLSTKVTPELTEVLTPIVTDAVLSVHDKESRNLDLYMVEIMQMQHLSPKDTTFVRGLVLDHGGRHPDMPNRVENAYVLILNVSLEYEKTEVNSGFFYSSAEQRDKLAASERRFVDEKLKKIIDLKNEVCALGSDKGFVIINQKGIDPMSLDVLAKHGILALRRAKRRNMERLQLVTGGEAQNSVDDLSPSVLGYSGLVYQESIGEEKFTYVTENKDPKSCTILIKGSSYHSLAQTKDAVRDGLRAVANIIKDKAVVPGAGSFYIAASNHLKKCNMNKLGAKGKAKTGINAFAEALLVIPKTLVKNSGFDALDVLSMCQDCLEEDESIIVGVDLKAGDSCDPTVEGVWDSYRVIRNAITGASGIASNLLLCDELLRAGRSTLKEAPPQ; from the coding sequence ATGGAAGGGTGGCAAATTTATCAACATTGGTATATTAAACCAGTAACAGCAGCAGATTCATCACAAAACACTAACCATATCCAATTGCAAATGTCTGTTCAGCTATTGAACCCCAAGGCAGAGTCCTTGAGAAGAGATGCTGCTTTAAAGGTAAACGTGACTTCAGCCGAAGGCTTACAATCAGTGCTAGAAACAAATCTTGGTCCAAAAGGTACCTTGAAGATGTTAGTGGATGGAGCTGGTAACATCAAACTAACTAAAGATGGTAAAGTATTATTGACTGAAATGCAAATCCAATCTCCAACTGCTGTTATGATTGCCCGCGCTGCATCAGCTCAAGATGAAATTACCGGTGATGGTACAACAACGGTTGTTTGTTTAGTTGGTGAATTAATGAAACAAGCTTATAGATATATTCAGGAAGGAGTTCATCCAAGAATTATTACAGATGGATTTGAAATTGCAAGGAAAGAAACAATTGAGTTTTTAAATGaatttaaaatttcaaaaGAAAGCGAAGAAGAGATGGATCGTGAGTTTCTGTTACAAGTAGCCAGATCCTCTCTTTCTACAAAGGTTACTCCAGAGTTGACGGAAGTTTTGACACCAATTGTAACTGATGCGGTTTTATCTGTTCACGACAAGGAGTCGAGAAACCTAGATTTATATATGGTGGAAATCATGCAGATGCAACATTTATCACCAAAAGACACTACATTTGTGAGAGGTTTGGTCCTTGACCACGGTGGTCGTCACCCAGATATGCCAAATAGAGTTGAGAATGCGTATGTTTTGATTTTGAACGTTTCGCTCGAGTATGAGAAGACAGAGGTCAATTCCGGATTTTTCTACAGTTCAGCAGAGCAGAGAGATAAATTGGCAGCCAGTGAAAGAAGATTTGTGGACgagaagttgaagaagattatTGATTTGAAGAATGAGGTATGTGCATTGGGTTCCGACAAAGGCTTCGTCATCATCAATCAGAAAGGTATTGATCCAATGTCCTTGGATGTGTTGGCAAAGCATGGCATTCTAGCTCTTAGAAGAGCTAAGAGACGTAACATGGAGAGACTACAGCTAGTCACTGGAGGTGAAGCTCAAAATTCTGTTGATGATTTGTCTCCATCCGTTTTGGGCTACTCAGGGTTGGTATATCAAGAATCTATAGGTGAGGAAAAATTTACCTACGTCACTGAAAACAAAGACCCTAAATCATGTACCATTTTGATCAAAGGTTCTTCCTACCACTCCTTGGCTCAAACTAAGGATGCTGTTAGGGATGGTCTCAGAGCTGTCGCAAATATAATTAAAGACAAGGCCGTTGTGCCGGGCGCGGGCTCCTTCTACATCGCTGCCTCAAATCACCTAAAAAAATGCAACATGAACAAGTTAGGTGCAAAAGGCAAAGCAAAGACTGGTATAAATGCTTTCGCTGAGGCTTTACTTGTGATTCCTAAAACTTTAGTCAAAAACTCAGGGTTCGATGCATTAGACGTGTTATCCATGTGCCAAGATTGTTTAGAGGAAGACGAATCGATTATTGTTGGTGTTGATTTGAAGGCCGGTGATTCTTGCGACCCAACTGTTGAAGGTGTATGGGATTCATACCGTGTTATAAGAAACGCAATTACTGGTGCGAGCGGTATTGCAAGCAACCTACTTTTGTGTGACGAATTGTTAAGAGCTGGTAGGTCGACATTAAAGGAAGCCCCACCTCAATAA